The following are encoded together in the Actinoplanes sp. N902-109 genome:
- a CDS encoding alpha/beta fold hydrolase, producing MRAPATATVVVDDGTTIAYHGWEADPGLAADPVPVVLQHGFTADTRTDWQVPGTVAGLTATGRRVVGVDARGHGRSGKSPDAGRYGERRMAEDLLAVIDLLDLPVVDLVGYSMGAVVVLLAAASRATVRRLVVGGVGAGIVEVGGVDTRALPSDRLARAFLAEAPDDLPPGIARLRAHAGMLGADLPSLAAQARAVHREGIDLTAITADTLVIAGDTDPLAQRPHLLAEAIAGASLRMVTGGHDVVVGSREFRSAVIDFLSR from the coding sequence GTGAGGGCCCCGGCCACTGCCACCGTCGTCGTCGACGACGGCACCACGATCGCCTACCACGGGTGGGAGGCGGACCCGGGCCTCGCCGCCGACCCGGTCCCGGTCGTCCTGCAGCACGGGTTCACCGCCGACACCAGGACCGACTGGCAGGTTCCGGGAACCGTGGCCGGCCTCACCGCCACCGGGCGCCGGGTGGTGGGCGTCGACGCTCGCGGGCACGGCCGGTCCGGGAAGTCGCCCGACGCCGGACGCTACGGCGAACGGCGGATGGCCGAGGATCTGCTCGCCGTCATCGACCTGCTCGACCTGCCCGTCGTGGATCTCGTCGGCTACTCGATGGGCGCCGTCGTGGTGCTGCTCGCCGCCGCCTCGCGAGCCACCGTCCGCCGGCTGGTGGTCGGTGGCGTGGGGGCCGGGATCGTGGAGGTCGGCGGGGTGGACACCCGGGCGTTGCCGAGCGACCGGCTGGCCCGGGCCTTCCTGGCCGAGGCCCCGGACGACCTGCCGCCCGGGATCGCCCGCCTGCGGGCGCACGCCGGGATGCTCGGAGCCGATCTGCCGTCACTGGCCGCACAGGCCCGCGCCGTCCATCGCGAGGGCATCGACCTCACCGCCATCACCGCCGACACCCTCGTCATCGCCGGCGACACCGACCCGCTCGCCCAGCGCCCGCACCTTCTCGCCGAGGCCATCGCCGGCGCCTCACTACGCATGGTCACCGGTGGGCACGACGTCGTCGTCGGCAGTCGGGAGTTCCGGTCCGCCGTCATCGATTTCCTCAGCCGCTGA
- a CDS encoding TetR/AcrR family transcriptional regulator — protein sequence MARWDPGTEDRLREAALELFHRYGYEAVTITQIAEHAGITRRSYFRYFPDKREVLFAGSDQLPPYIAETVLAAPEHTPPLAAALQALAAAGAHLATHATQPALRRAIIATTPELQERERSKAAAITTALTEALHRRGTAPGKAAAIAHLTGLAFATAWTHWIDADGAEPFPACLDAAITTLREALCTD from the coding sequence ATGGCGCGATGGGACCCCGGCACCGAGGACCGCTTGCGCGAGGCGGCTCTCGAACTCTTCCACCGGTACGGGTACGAGGCGGTGACCATCACCCAGATCGCCGAACACGCGGGCATCACCCGGCGCTCGTACTTCCGCTACTTCCCGGACAAGCGCGAAGTCCTGTTCGCCGGCTCGGACCAGCTCCCGCCGTACATCGCCGAAACCGTCCTGGCCGCCCCCGAGCACACCCCACCCCTCGCCGCGGCGCTGCAAGCCCTCGCCGCCGCTGGCGCCCACCTGGCCACCCACGCCACCCAGCCCGCCCTCCGCCGCGCCATCATCGCCACCACCCCCGAACTCCAGGAACGCGAACGCTCCAAGGCCGCCGCCATCACCACCGCCCTGACCGAGGCCCTCCACCGGCGCGGCACCGCCCCCGGCAAGGCCGCCGCGATCGCCCACCTGACCGGCCTGGCCTTCGCCACGGCCTGGACCCACTGGATCGACGCCGACGGCGCTGAGCCGTTCCCCGCCTGCCTCGACGCCGCCATCACCACGCTGCGCGAAGCCCTCTGCACCGACTGA
- a CDS encoding saccharopine dehydrogenase NADP-binding domain-containing protein yields the protein MTGEIWVLGASGRIGRAVAARLRANDANVVLVGRNPDALPGKAVVIADGAGQMAARIAERRPAVVVNTMGGYAGTAVPLARACLPAGHYLDLAADLTAIPALLALHDEAAAAGRTLITGAGFGVLAGEAVVVELCRDRPRPARVRVDALSSVALEAGSMGEAFAASIVDVITTGGRQYRNGMLVKAALGGDVRTHALPDGQTVRSASAPSGELVAAQRASGAPDVTVTTALAPTAPGARLALPALAALLSVPAVRRFAVRRLARVTMKATPRPRTHSWGHAVVTWPDGSSREGWLRTGDGMDFTADVATETALRLARGEAPPGAYTPAQAFGTDLATAAGAVLLT from the coding sequence ATGACAGGTGAGATCTGGGTACTCGGCGCTTCCGGGCGCATCGGCCGGGCGGTCGCGGCCCGGCTGAGAGCGAACGACGCGAACGTCGTGCTGGTCGGCCGCAACCCGGACGCGCTGCCCGGGAAGGCCGTGGTGATCGCCGACGGGGCCGGGCAGATGGCCGCCCGGATCGCCGAGCGGCGCCCCGCCGTGGTGGTCAACACCATGGGCGGGTACGCCGGTACGGCCGTACCGCTTGCCCGGGCCTGCCTGCCCGCGGGGCACTACCTGGACCTGGCCGCCGACCTCACCGCGATCCCCGCCCTGCTGGCGCTGCACGACGAGGCCGCCGCGGCCGGGCGCACCCTGATCACCGGGGCCGGGTTCGGCGTGCTGGCCGGCGAGGCCGTGGTCGTCGAGCTGTGCCGGGACCGTCCGCGGCCGGCGCGGGTACGGGTGGACGCGCTCAGCTCGGTGGCGCTGGAGGCCGGCTCGATGGGCGAGGCGTTCGCCGCGTCGATCGTCGACGTGATCACCACCGGCGGGCGGCAGTATCGCAACGGCATGCTGGTCAAGGCGGCCCTCGGCGGCGACGTGCGGACCCATGCGCTGCCCGACGGGCAGACGGTGCGGTCCGCCTCCGCCCCCTCCGGCGAGCTGGTCGCCGCGCAGCGGGCCAGTGGCGCACCCGATGTCACCGTCACCACCGCGCTCGCCCCGACCGCCCCGGGCGCCCGGCTGGCGCTGCCCGCCCTGGCCGCCCTGCTGTCCGTCCCGGCCGTCCGCCGGTTCGCCGTCCGGCGGCTCGCCCGGGTCACCATGAAGGCCACCCCCCGCCCCCGTACGCACTCCTGGGGCCACGCCGTTGTCACCTGGCCCGACGGCAGCAGCCGGGAGGGCTGGCTGCGCACCGGCGACGGCATGGACTTCACCGCGGACGTCGCCACCGAGACCGCCCTGCGCCTGGCCCGCGGCGAGGCACCGCCCGGCGCGTACACCCCCGCTCAGGCCTTCGGCACGGACCTGGCCACGGCCGCCGGCGCGGTGCTGCTCACGTAA
- a CDS encoding peptidylprolyl isomerase produces the protein MLKRRLPALVTLVPALVTLVVAVGIGLADAAPAAAGPPAGPTAGPCAYTPTPDDPAVRPVPLPRDPGHTPSRGTVRVLLRTNLGPIPLELDRAQAPCTVQSFVHLVQHRFYDRTICHRLTAYPTLSVLQCGDPSGTGEGGPGYRYRDELPTGLPPAPTDPTGARRVYARGVLAMANAGPDTNGSQFFLVYADSALRPNYTIFGQVQPAGLGTLDRVAAGGVTATPEDPAPVDGPPALRTEIRMARRVG, from the coding sequence GTGCTCAAGCGCCGCCTGCCCGCCCTGGTGACACTCGTGCCTGCCCTGGTGACACTCGTGGTCGCCGTCGGCATCGGTCTCGCCGATGCGGCCCCGGCCGCGGCGGGACCACCGGCCGGTCCGACGGCCGGGCCGTGTGCCTACACGCCGACGCCCGACGACCCGGCGGTGCGGCCGGTGCCGTTGCCGCGCGACCCCGGGCACACGCCTTCCCGCGGTACGGTGCGGGTGCTGCTGCGCACCAACCTCGGCCCGATCCCGCTGGAGCTCGACCGGGCGCAGGCACCCTGCACGGTGCAGAGCTTCGTGCACCTGGTGCAGCACCGGTTCTACGACCGGACGATCTGCCACCGGCTCACCGCGTACCCGACGTTGTCGGTGTTGCAGTGCGGCGACCCGTCCGGCACCGGCGAGGGCGGGCCGGGCTACCGCTACCGCGACGAGCTGCCGACCGGGTTGCCGCCCGCGCCCACCGACCCGACCGGCGCGCGGCGGGTCTACGCCCGGGGTGTGCTGGCCATGGCCAACGCCGGTCCCGACACCAACGGCAGCCAGTTCTTCCTGGTGTACGCCGACTCCGCGCTGCGGCCGAACTACACCATCTTCGGACAGGTGCAGCCGGCCGGTCTGGGTACGCTCGACCGGGTCGCCGCCGGTGGGGTGACCGCGACGCCGGAGGACCCGGCCCCGGTCGACGGCCCGCCCGCGCTGCGCACCGAGATCCGCATGGCACGGCGGGTCGGCTGA